A stretch of the Solanum dulcamara chromosome 6, daSolDulc1.2, whole genome shotgun sequence genome encodes the following:
- the LOC129891572 gene encoding V-type proton ATPase subunit H-like: MTTENAELTTEEVLRRDIPWETYMTTKLVTGTGFQLLRRYDKKAESYKAQLLDDDGPGYIRVFVTILRDIFKEETVEYVLALIDEMLTANPKRARLFHDESLADEDTYEPFLRLLWKGNWFIQEKSCKILSWTVSARSKVQNGVDANGSASSSKKKHTTIDDVLAGLVEWLCAQLKRPTHPTRSIPSTINCLSTLLKEPMVRSSFVRADGVKLLVPLISPASTQQSIQLLYETCLCVWLLSYYEPAIEYLATSRALPRLIEVVKGSTKEKVVRVVILTLRNLLSKGTFSAQMVDLGVLQIVQSLKAQAWSDEDLLDALNQLEQGLKDNIKKLSSFDKYKQEVLLGHLDWSPMHKDPIFWRENINNFEENDFQILRVLITILDTSSDPRTLAVACYDLSQFIQCHSAGRIIVNDLKAKERVMKLLNHENAEVTKNALLCIQRLFLGAKYASFLQA, translated from the exons ATGACAACGGAGAATGCAGAGCTTACTACAGAGGAG GTCTTGAGGAGGGATATCCCATGGGAAACATACATGACTACAAAGCTCGTCACTGGAACAGGTTTTCAGTTGTTGAGGCGCTATGATAAGAAGGCAGAAAGTTACAAAGCCCAGTTGCTGGATGAT GATGGTCCAGGTTATATCCGCGTCTTTGTTACCATTTTACGTGACATCTTCAAGGAAGAAACCGTGGAATATGTTTTGGCTTTGATTGATGAAATGCTTACAG CAAATCCAAAAAGAGCAAGACTATTCCATGATGAGAGTCTTGCAGACGAAGATACCTATGAACCTTTCCTCAG GTTGCTGTGGAAAGGTAATTGGTTCATACAAGAGAAGAGCTGTAAGATTCTATCTTGGACAGTGAG TGCTAGGTCAAAAGTTCAGAATGGTGTTGATGCAAATGGATCTGCCTCAAGCTCAAAGAAGAAACATACTACCATTGACGATGTTCTGGCAGGCCTGGTGGAGTGGCTTTGTGCACAG CTGAAAAGGCCTACTCATCCTACCCGCAGCATTCCTAGCACAATCAACTGCCTATCAACTCTATTGAAAGAGCCAATGGTTCGATCTTCATTTGTTCGAGCTGATGGAGTGAAGTTGCTTGTTCCTTTAATTTCACCAGCATCCACTCAGCAGTCTATCCAG CTTCTCTATGAGACATGTTTATGTGTCTGGCTTTTGTCGTACTATGAACCTGCAATAGAATATTTAGCTACTTCAAGGGCCCTCCCTCGATTGATAGAAGTTGTTAAAGGTTCAACAAAAGAGAAG GTTGTACGGGTTGTCATCTTGACTCTTCGGAATTTGCTTTCCAAAGGGACATTTAGTGCTCAGATGGTAGACTTGGGAGTGCTGCAAATTGTTCAAAGCCTGAAAGCACAGGCTTGGAGTGATGAG GACCTTTTGGACGCTCTGAATCAACTAGAACAAGGATTGAAGGATAACATTAAAAAGCTGAGTTCGTTTGACAAGTACAAGCAGGAAGTCCTTCTTGGCCATCTTGATTGGTCCCCAATGCACAAAGATCCTATATTCTGGCGGGAGAACATAAATAATTTTGAGGAGAATGACTTCCAG ATCTTGAGGGTTCTCATTACAATTTTGGACACATCAAGTGATCCAAGGACACTTGCTGTTGCTTGCTACGATCTGTCGCAGTTCATTCAGTGCCATTCTGCTGGGCGAATTATAGTGAATGACCTCAAAGCTAAGGAGCGCGTAATGAAACTATTGAACCATGAGAATGCAGAGGTTACCAAAAACGCCTTGCTCTGTATCCAAAGGCTTTTCTTAGGTGCCAAGTATGCTAGCTTTTTGCAGGCTTAA